The Deltaproteobacteria bacterium genome has a segment encoding these proteins:
- the tuf gene encoding elongation factor Tu encodes MSKAKFDRTKPHINIGTIGHVDHGKTSLTAAITKVLSTRGLAEFLAYENIDKAPEERERGLTISISHVEYQTDKRHYAHIDCPGHADYVKNMITGAAQMDGAVLVVSAADGPMPQTREHILLAKQVGVPAMVVFLNKTDMVDDKELMELVELEVRELLNKYKFPGDEIPIVKGSALKALECGCGKKECKSCGPILQLLDTIDTYIKEPKRDIDKPFIMPIEDVFSISGRGTVVTGRVERGVIKVGEEIEIVGIKPTQKTVATGIEMFRKLLDEGRAGDNVGVLLRGTKKEEVERGQVLAKPGTITPHTKFKAEIYVLTKEEGGRHTPFFNGYRPQFYFRTTDVTGVATLPQGVEMVMPGDNTNLDVELIMPIAMDEGLRFAIREGGRTVGAGVVTKIIA; translated from the coding sequence ATGAGCAAGGCCAAATTTGACAGGACAAAGCCGCACATAAACATAGGGACAATAGGTCATGTAGACCACGGCAAGACCAGCCTAACAGCGGCAATAACAAAAGTATTAAGCACAAGAGGACTGGCAGAATTTCTTGCATACGAAAACATAGACAAAGCCCCTGAAGAAAGAGAAAGGGGATTAACCATAAGCATAAGCCATGTAGAATACCAGACAGACAAAAGACACTACGCCCATATAGACTGTCCTGGCCATGCAGACTATGTAAAAAACATGATAACCGGAGCAGCCCAGATGGACGGGGCAGTCCTTGTTGTATCAGCGGCAGACGGCCCGATGCCACAGACAAGAGAGCACATACTATTAGCAAAACAGGTAGGGGTTCCTGCCATGGTAGTATTCCTCAACAAAACAGACATGGTAGACGACAAAGAACTCATGGAACTTGTGGAATTAGAAGTAAGAGAACTATTAAACAAATACAAATTTCCAGGAGACGAGATACCCATAGTAAAAGGGAGCGCATTAAAGGCCCTTGAATGCGGATGCGGCAAAAAAGAATGCAAAAGCTGCGGCCCGATACTCCAACTTCTTGACACCATAGACACCTACATCAAAGAACCGAAAAGAGACATAGACAAACCGTTCATCATGCCCATAGAAGACGTATTCTCAATATCCGGCAGAGGAACAGTCGTAACCGGCAGAGTAGAAAGAGGAGTAATAAAAGTAGGAGAAGAAATAGAAATAGTAGGCATAAAGCCGACCCAGAAGACAGTAGCAACCGGCATAGAGATGTTCAGAAAACTCCTTGACGAAGGCAGGGCCGGAGACAACGTAGGAGTCCTGCTCCGAGGCACAAAGAAAGAAGAAGTAGAGAGGGGACAGGTATTAGCCAAGCCCGGCACAATAACCCCGCACACAAAATTCAAGGCAGAGATATATGTGCTGACAAAAGAAGAAGGCGGGAGACACACACCATTTTTCAACGGATACAGACCGCAGTTCTACTTCAGGACTACGGATGTAACCGGGGTAGCCACATTGCCGCAGGGAGTAGAGATGGTAATGCCCGGAGACAATACCAACCTTGATGTAGAGCTTATAATGCCCATAGCAATGGACGAGGGTTTAAGATTTGCGATAAGAGAAGGCGGAAGGACAGTTGGCGCAGGGGTGGTAACGAAAATAATTGCATAA